The following proteins come from a genomic window of Synechococcus sp. BIOS-E4-1:
- a CDS encoding DUF3987 domain-containing protein has protein sequence MNMTIQEPSKNANSILLSTNPNPSNHNLREGESEAYFAFQDYVSTASKKGGRVKSQTNSNTIDALAKLLGTYPSVEPVAVKFVAELWDMSTYEIRQSVAKASEILDKTQQYADALGSLAPKFEADFNIEDLLPPAVASIIQDSCDRSGTDWKSSVFLLLATTGTLLGSKIMGHSGVNGSDPIPPNLYVFCCGDTSSFKSVTSNKFITPLRQLRRMMNTLRKSALEEAKRLDDPAQQKAEVRRLQDNLKDYISESLSFSAEGFARELSKQKARSGFHLHQDEGSDLLACNRYGNNGNSGAGVQSMGLFIKMLVEAYTKELTNTFTRANSDNNIEFRAQSVTLTANLQLRFITEILDFAEDSMGWTSRTLVVESKAKEGSFGLNTTDPGDASIDPIQEYISTRLIPWCLDIDRMAATQTDVLGNVIDYQVLHLDRYDGAQTLYNDSVRDRMEMASDMEAESKEAGLRSFLRKTGVRVIKFAVLLHVLETLVGKRFTSAKDGQGNQIRTPCSDAVHAVTSIPISKETVQRALNLEALACSQYQHIADICRAAPSIREAELVREATLKRLDYVLRKIREHTPIKESVLKTKLKGVKGFSREDITSAVVQLERQGCITRLKPKGERTYYLTYVRDLRQ, from the coding sequence ATGAACATGACGATTCAAGAACCATCAAAGAACGCAAATAGTATTCTGCTGTCCACTAATCCTAATCCATCCAATCACAATTTGCGTGAAGGAGAAAGTGAAGCTTATTTCGCCTTTCAGGATTATGTCTCCACGGCTAGTAAGAAAGGGGGAAGAGTTAAGTCTCAAACAAATAGCAATACCATCGATGCTCTTGCAAAGCTGCTGGGTACTTACCCAAGTGTTGAGCCTGTAGCAGTCAAGTTCGTTGCTGAACTCTGGGACATGTCTACCTACGAGATCAGGCAGAGCGTCGCCAAGGCTTCTGAAATTCTCGACAAGACGCAGCAGTACGCCGATGCACTTGGCAGCTTGGCTCCGAAGTTTGAAGCTGACTTCAATATTGAAGACCTTCTACCACCAGCTGTCGCATCCATCATTCAAGACTCCTGTGACCGCAGCGGTACTGACTGGAAGTCCTCTGTCTTCCTGCTGCTTGCAACGACAGGGACCTTGCTCGGAAGCAAGATCATGGGCCATTCAGGAGTGAACGGCTCCGACCCGATCCCGCCCAACCTGTATGTCTTCTGCTGCGGAGACACAAGCTCGTTCAAGAGTGTCACCTCAAACAAGTTCATCACTCCACTACGTCAACTGCGCCGCATGATGAACACGCTGCGTAAGAGCGCGCTTGAAGAAGCCAAGCGGCTTGATGACCCAGCCCAACAAAAGGCAGAAGTCAGACGTCTTCAGGACAACCTCAAGGACTACATCTCTGAATCGCTGTCGTTCTCTGCTGAAGGCTTTGCTCGTGAGCTCTCAAAACAAAAAGCTCGCTCTGGCTTTCACCTGCATCAGGACGAAGGCTCTGACCTTTTGGCTTGCAACCGCTACGGGAACAACGGCAATAGCGGTGCTGGCGTTCAGAGCATGGGACTCTTCATCAAGATGCTTGTTGAGGCCTACACCAAAGAGCTAACCAATACTTTCACTCGGGCTAACAGCGACAACAACATCGAGTTCCGTGCACAGTCCGTCACCCTGACTGCCAACCTCCAGCTCCGTTTCATCACAGAGATCCTTGACTTTGCAGAGGATTCAATGGGCTGGACGAGCCGCACTCTTGTAGTCGAGTCAAAGGCAAAGGAAGGTTCTTTTGGACTGAACACCACTGACCCAGGTGACGCATCTATCGATCCGATTCAGGAGTACATCTCCACTCGCTTGATCCCGTGGTGCCTTGATATAGATCGAATGGCTGCAACTCAAACAGATGTGCTTGGCAATGTCATCGACTATCAAGTGCTTCACCTAGATCGGTATGACGGAGCTCAAACGCTTTACAACGACAGCGTTAGAGACCGTATGGAGATGGCTTCTGACATGGAAGCCGAGAGTAAAGAGGCAGGCCTTCGTTCCTTCTTGAGGAAGACAGGTGTGCGCGTGATCAAGTTCGCTGTACTGCTCCACGTCCTCGAAACGCTGGTAGGCAAACGCTTCACGTCAGCGAAAGATGGTCAAGGCAATCAAATCCGTACACCGTGCTCTGACGCTGTGCATGCTGTGACCTCAATCCCTATCTCCAAGGAAACCGTTCAACGTGCTCTCAACCTTGAAGCTCTTGCCTGTAGTCAGTACCAACACATTGCTGACATCTGTAGAGCTGCTCCTTCTATTCGGGAAGCCGAGCTAGTACGTGAGGCAACACTCAAACGCCTTGACTATGTACTGCGCAAAATCCGAGAGCACACACCAATCAAAGAGAGTGTCCTCAAGACGAAACTGAAAGGTGTCAAAGGGTTCTCTCGAGAGGACATCACCAGTGCAGTCGTGCAGCTTGAACGACAAGGATGCATTACTCGACTTAAACCAAAAGGTGAACGCACTTATTACTTGACTTACGTTCGAGATCTTCGTCAGTGA